The following are encoded in a window of Castanea sativa cultivar Marrone di Chiusa Pesio chromosome 9, ASM4071231v1 genomic DNA:
- the LOC142610755 gene encoding regulatory-associated protein of TOR 1-like has product MTVARVTRMIISASQAGDIQFLDTRSHRDAYLTIDAHRGSLTALAVHRHAPVIASGSAKQLIKVFSLEGEQLGTIRYYPSFMAQKIGSVSCLTFHPYQILLAAGTAGAHVSIYADENGQAR; this is encoded by the coding sequence ATTATCAGTGCATCTCAGGCAGGCGACATTCAGTTTCTTGATACCAGAAGTCACAGGGATGCCTACCTCACAATTGATGCTCACAGGGGCTCCCTCACAGCTTTAGCAGTTCATAGACATGCCCCAGTTATTGCCAGTGGTTCAGCCAAACAGCTTATCAAAGTCTTTAGTCTGGAGGGAGAACAACTAGGCACCATTCGATACTACCCTTCGTTCATGGCTCAGAAGATTGGTTCTGTAAGCTGCCTCACCTTCCATCCCTACCAAATATTGCTTGCTGCTGGTACTGCAGGTGCACATGTCTCTATCTACGCTGATGAGAACGGTCAGGCAAGATGA